From the Paenibacillus sp. R14(2021) genome, the window GCGTCTTCTCCCGCATGCCATCTGCGAACCAGCTCTGATGGCGGAATTCGAGTGCGCAGGGCACTTCGCCCATCCGAGCTTTGGCCGTGCGGAGTATATCTACGTTCGGTTTCGAGCAGGCGAACCAAGGCGGATATTGGAACAGCACCGCAAGCAGCTTGCCTGCCGCCTGTATAGGTGCAATGGCTTCCAGGAACGCTGCAAACATCGTCTCTTCGCTCTCGAAGGGTTGATGACGCTTATGGCCGCGGGCATGTCCCGTCATCCCTTGGTAGGCTTTAATGACGAAGCGAAAATCCGCCGGCGTATCGCTCGCCCATTTCTCCATCAGCTGGGGTGCTTGAATGGCATAGAAGGTGCTGTCTACCTCCACCGTTCGAAACCACTGCGCATAAGCGGGCAGCTTGTTTCGCGCCCCGCCCGCTTCCCTGTATAGCTCCGAATGGTCGCCCCAGCCGCATAATCCGATTTCAATCACGTGCTTCACCTCCGCCTTACGCAACCTGCCCTTGCTTGATTCCGAAATCTGCATTAGCATGGATATAGTTAAGTGTACTGTTCTTTGTTTTGGGAAACAACAGCTCCTGCCCGAGCTGACCCGCTATTATATAGGGAAAGGTTGTCGCGATCAGATGCATATTGACCTCTATTCCGACGTTGTTTGTCCTTGGTGCCGCATCGGCAAGCAAAACCTGGCCCGAGCACTCGAGAAATGGGCGCAGATCAATGATGAACCGGTCACCGTCTCCTACCATGCGTATCAATTGGATCCCGACCTACCTGAGGAAGGCAGCAGCTTTAAAGAAGTCATGACCAGGAAAGCCGGCGGACCCGAGTCGATGAGACGCGGCATCGAGCATCTGACCGGAGCTGGCGCAGCAGTCGGCGTCACGTTCCATTTTGATAAAATAAGCCGGATGCCAAATACTCGGCTTGCGCATCGCCTGGTTGCAATCCTTCCGGAAGATTCGAGGGAAACAGCGGTTGAGGCGCTGTTCAAAGCGTATTTCGAAGAAGGCATTGATATCGCGCAAATGCATGAAATTATTGCGATAGCCGAACGGCTCGGCTTTGACGGAGCCGCAACGCGGACTCGGCTGGAACAAGGTGAGGGCGCGGAAAGCGTAGATGCTGACCTCAAGCGCGCACAGCAAATCGGCGTGACCGGCGTGCCGTTCTTCGTCTTCAACAATCGCTACGCGCTGTCCGGCGCCTATCCAGCCGAAGAGCTGCTTGGCTTGATGGGCGGCGCGCGAAGCGGCACCTAAACTTCGTCTCGCGCTCGCAAAAAAACCGTTCTTCGGAAGGCTGGAGAGTCATGTCCAGCCCCGCGGGGAACGGTTTTTTTGGGTTGCTGCGCTTCTTACGCTATCGCTTCGTCACGGCCTAGCTCGGCGCGAATCTTCCTTTATCCGTGCCCGCCGCTCGTAAATTTAAGTCCTGCCGCGCCGATGATGATCATCGCGATAAAGAGCAGCTTCCGCTTATCCTTGGATTCGCCGAATAGGAGCATCCCCAGAAGGACGCTGCCAATGGAACCGATTCCCGTCCAGATGGCATAGGCCGTGCTGATCGGAATTTCTTGCAGTGATCGTGATAAGCAGTAGAAGCTGACGAATCCCGAACAAAGTGCCAGCAGCGTACCCCTGGCATTTTTGAACCCGTTCGAAAGCTTGATCCCGGTTACGCCGCCGACCTCGCCAAGCCCGGACAGCAGTAAGAATAACCACGCCATGGCGGAGCACCTCCTTGTTCTTCATGTTGGTTTTATTATTCCGATGTCTGTTCCGGCTTAGCTGCCACTTGCTCCGCTTCCCCTTTGCCCGAAATCACCTTCAAGCCCACGATACCGCCGACCAGCAGCGCGATAAAGAACAGCTTGAACACGCTTGCGGGCTCATCCAGCAGCACGATGCCGACGATGACCGTGCCCACCGTTCCAATTCCCGTAAAGACGGCATAGGCCGTCCCGACCTCGATCCGGCGCATCGCTCTTGCGAAACAGAAGAAGCTAACCGCTAACAGTGTAATCGTAATAACGCTCGGCAGCCATTTGGTAAACCCTTCAGACGCCTGGAGCCCGGAGGCCCATGCGACTTCAAGCAGCCCCGCGAGCAGCAAATACAACCACGCCACGATGCCTCACCCTCTCGTTCCCGCGTATTCCTGTTTCATCGCATCCCGCATCCAATCCCACAGCAACGCCTGCCGTGTTCGATAGCGAGCGGAATCGTACAATTTATGCTCCACCAGCAATCCGTCGAGCAGCGCATAGAACAGCGCGAGCAGACGCTCAGCCTGCTCGTCGCTGCACCTGCCTGGCTGCGCGCACGCATGAAGCAGCTTCATTAAGACAACCGTAAACGCATCCTCATAGGCCGTAAACTTCTCTCGCAGCCGCTCCTCCAGCTTGCGAGGCGGCATGAGCATCGTTCGTTTCAGAAACGACTGCCCTTTCGAGAGACCATCCAAATCGGTGAAGAAGCGGAATATCGTATAAAACCGCTCTATGGGCAGCTGATGCTCCGTTTCTGTAAGCAGCATCGTAAACTTCTCGAACTCTTCATGAATTGCATCCTCCAGCAGTGCAAGAAAGAGCTGCTCCTTGGAATCGAAATGCGCGTAAATCGACGGCGTCTTGATGCCGACAGACTTGGCAATCTCCGAGAGAGACACGCCCTCATAGCCCGATTCCGCGAACAGCGTCAGCGCGGCTTGTTTCAATCGGTTCGCTGTCATTTGGCTCGCTCCCCTTAATTTGTATCGATCACCCAGACAGACTAACGAACGTTAGTTAGCAATAGATGCAATAATAAACGGATCAAGATGCGGTGTCAAGGGGTACCGCACGGAGGCGCAGGCAGTCTTCGCAACCAAGCTGCTCCAGCTTCGCCTAGGTGTCAGCTTCTTAATTTAGCTTGAGAAAATTCGGCATTTTATATTATTATGTAATTACGTAATTAAATAATAATTATTCGAGGTGAGTCCATGAATCAACAACGGGATTATGGCACCGAATTAGATGTGTTGAAAGAACAGTTCGAACGGCTGCAGGAGCAGCTGGACCGCATAACCGGCACCCGGCCGAGGACGGAAGCGATTGCGGCCGGAGCCGCGGAAGATTCGCCGCGCGGGACCATCCATTTCGCCGGTTCCTTCCGT encodes:
- a CDS encoding DUF72 domain-containing protein, with protein sequence MIEIGLCGWGDHSELYREAGGARNKLPAYAQWFRTVEVDSTFYAIQAPQLMEKWASDTPADFRFVIKAYQGMTGHARGHKRHQPFESEETMFAAFLEAIAPIQAAGKLLAVLFQYPPWFACSKPNVDILRTAKARMGEVPCALEFRHQSWFADGMREKTLAFERREGWIHTVCDEPQAGEGSIPIVEAATNDDLTLVRLHGRNTGGWESAGQPNWRDVRYLYRYQEAELLEWAERLGRLTRLSESVCVLFNNNSSGHDAADNALQLMAMLGQLPPRGSFELAPPKEEPEQLSLFE
- a CDS encoding DsbA family protein, with protein sequence MHIDLYSDVVCPWCRIGKQNLARALEKWAQINDEPVTVSYHAYQLDPDLPEEGSSFKEVMTRKAGGPESMRRGIEHLTGAGAAVGVTFHFDKISRMPNTRLAHRLVAILPEDSRETAVEALFKAYFEEGIDIAQMHEIIAIAERLGFDGAATRTRLEQGEGAESVDADLKRAQQIGVTGVPFFVFNNRYALSGAYPAEELLGLMGGARSGT
- a CDS encoding multidrug efflux SMR transporter; the encoded protein is MAWLFLLLSGLGEVGGVTGIKLSNGFKNARGTLLALCSGFVSFYCLSRSLQEIPISTAYAIWTGIGSIGSVLLGMLLFGESKDKRKLLFIAMIIIGAAGLKFTSGGHG
- a CDS encoding multidrug efflux SMR transporter, which gives rise to MAWLYLLLAGLLEVAWASGLQASEGFTKWLPSVITITLLAVSFFCFARAMRRIEVGTAYAVFTGIGTVGTVIVGIVLLDEPASVFKLFFIALLVGGIVGLKVISGKGEAEQVAAKPEQTSE
- a CDS encoding TetR/AcrR family transcriptional regulator — translated: MTANRLKQAALTLFAESGYEGVSLSEIAKSVGIKTPSIYAHFDSKEQLFLALLEDAIHEEFEKFTMLLTETEHQLPIERFYTIFRFFTDLDGLSKGQSFLKRTMLMPPRKLEERLREKFTAYEDAFTVVLMKLLHACAQPGRCSDEQAERLLALFYALLDGLLVEHKLYDSARYRTRQALLWDWMRDAMKQEYAGTRG